The proteins below are encoded in one region of Corynebacterium sphenisci DSM 44792:
- the purU gene encoding formyltetrahydrofolate deformylase: MTASPLAQPALAPQEHQYILTLGCPDSTGIVAKLSGFLAGIGAWITEAHFFSDPESGWFFTRQAVRAEPLEMTREEVVEALRPLVEELGEEGKPVSWRVTDNAVRKKAVILVSKEGHCLQDLLGRVDQNDYPMEVCAVIGNHRNLEPLAAAHGIPFHHVPFPPDAVGKRRAFDEVAELVNAHDPDAVVLARFMQILPPDLCEMWEGRAINIHHSFLPSFMGARPYHQAHQRGVKLIGATCHYATQDLDDGPIIEQDVIRVSHKDTPRDMQREGRDAEKQVLARGLRWHLEDRVQVYGNRTVVFD; encoded by the coding sequence ATGACCGCATCGCCCCTGGCGCAGCCCGCGCTCGCGCCCCAGGAACACCAGTACATCCTCACCCTCGGATGCCCGGATTCCACGGGCATCGTCGCGAAGCTCTCCGGTTTCCTCGCCGGCATCGGCGCCTGGATCACCGAGGCGCACTTCTTCTCCGACCCGGAGTCCGGCTGGTTCTTCACCCGGCAGGCGGTGCGCGCCGAGCCCCTGGAGATGACCCGGGAGGAGGTCGTCGAGGCGCTGCGCCCCCTGGTCGAGGAGCTCGGCGAGGAGGGCAAGCCGGTGAGCTGGCGGGTCACCGACAACGCGGTGCGCAAGAAGGCGGTGATCCTGGTGTCCAAGGAGGGCCACTGCCTGCAGGACCTGCTCGGCCGGGTGGATCAGAACGACTACCCGATGGAGGTGTGCGCGGTGATCGGCAACCACCGCAACCTGGAGCCGCTGGCCGCCGCGCACGGCATCCCCTTCCACCACGTGCCCTTCCCCCCGGACGCGGTGGGCAAGCGCCGCGCCTTCGACGAGGTCGCCGAGCTGGTCAACGCCCATGATCCGGATGCGGTGGTGCTGGCCCGGTTCATGCAGATCCTGCCGCCGGATCTGTGCGAGATGTGGGAGGGCCGGGCGATCAACATCCACCACAGCTTCCTGCCCTCCTTCATGGGCGCCCGCCCCTACCACCAGGCCCATCAGCGGGGGGTGAAGCTCATCGGGGCGACCTGCCACTACGCCACCCAGGATCTGGACGATGGCCCGATCATCGAGCAGGACGTGATCCGGGTCTCGCACAAGGACACCCCGCGGGATATGCAGCGGGAGGGCCGGGACGCGGAGAAGCAGGTGCTCGCCCGGGGGCTGCGCTGGCATCTGGAGGACCGGGTGCAGGTCTACGGCAACCGCACCGTGGTCTTCGACTAG